Proteins from one Falco naumanni isolate bFalNau1 chromosome 2, bFalNau1.pat, whole genome shotgun sequence genomic window:
- the CBY2 gene encoding LOW QUALITY PROTEIN: protein chibby homolog 2 (The sequence of the model RefSeq protein was modified relative to this genomic sequence to represent the inferred CDS: substituted 1 base at 1 genomic stop codon): protein MSAFNLANESMQGTEPEIEYITSGVKLRDETFVFVDGKWVNDMYCQPPFAYHQKLFSKKVQNEWSILEENKALWEENQALWMENRMLWEENKFLQGLXTQNKTVQVIYTDAIQQSLQKEKKLVPFFQKRNTGFQVSPGNKSLQAVQQKQRVLEDFQQDNRTVPIIWKDQKAFTVHEESKDTSSDLQKDPDAITAVEEGNPGPALQQKHEAKIKSTTSTQNEVKSAPSLQGEYEIIRALQDFYEYLHIFLQANHLLGEKQGCHILYDVNRSFQEDYNKLKLQLNAVKNTVSDITAQMEMLEKELVAITSSMYEEAGQKLAAVHQLGEM, encoded by the coding sequence ATGTCTGCTTTCAATCTGGCGAACGAAAGCATGCAGGGTACAGAGCCTGAGATAGAATACATCACCTCAGGGGTAAAACTGAGGGATGAGACGTTTGTCTTTGTTGATGGTAAATGGGTGAATGACATGTACTGCCAACCACCATTTGCTTACCACCAGAAGCTCTTTAGCAAGAAGGTACAGAATGAGTGGAGCATCTTGGAGGAGAACAAAGCACTCTGGGAGGAAAACCAAGCCCTTTGGATGGAAAACAGAATgctctgggaagaaaacaagtttctgcAAGGTCTCTAGACACAGAACAAAACTGTCCAGGTTATTTACACTGATGCCATTCAGCAAAGCctccagaaggaaaagaagcttgTCCCATTCTTCCAAAAGAGGAACACAGGCTTTCAGGTCAGCCCAGGCAACAAAAGTCTCCAGGCAgttcagcaaaagcagagagTCTTAGAGGATTTCCAGCAGGATAACAGAACAGTCCCCATCATCTGGAAAGACCAAAAAGCCTTCACAGTCCATGAAGAGAGCAAAGATACCAGCTCAGATCTTCAGAAGGACCCTGATGCCATCACAGCTGTGGAAGAAGGTAACCCTGGCCCAGCCCTCCAGCAGAAACATGAAGCTAAAATCAAGAGCACCACCTCAACCCAGAATGAGGTCAAGtctgccccaagcctgcagGGTGAGTACGAAATCATCCGGGCTCTCCAGGACTTCTATGAATACCTCCACATCTTCCTGCAAGCAAACCATCTCCTTGGGGAGAAACAAGGCTGTCACATTCTCTATGATGTGAACAGATCCTTCCAAGAAGATTACAATAAATTGAAGCTGCAGCTGAACGCTGTGAAAAACACTGTATCAGACATTACGGCTCAAATGGAAATGTTGGAAAAGGAGCTCGTTGCCATCACTTCCTCAATGTATGAGGAAGCAGGACAGAAGCTGGCAGCTGTGCATCAGCTTGGAGAGATGTGA